ACACCAATATTTTCACATTAATCAAGAGCGACTATTGGAGAATTTACACAATCCAAAATAACTTGACAAAACTGGACTTTTGCAAGTAATAAAGGATCTTCTCTAAACAGAAGCTCTCGATGTATGCCACAACATCAAATTTTGTGTCAATCTCGGCTCGTACCTGTATTTGCTCGAATGGTACTTCAAAAGTAAATGACTCGTTGTAATAAGGATTCAATGTACACTTCTTGATGCTCGTTTTCTTCTTTTTGAGCCGTTTCCCGTTTTGCATTAGAGCTATCTTTACATACGGATCTGTTGTCACCAACAGGAGCAGATAtgaaaaagataaaaacattatttagttCATCTATAAAGACTATGTtaaaaaaagctacataattaaGCTTTACAAATCTACAATATACCTGAgtatagtataaaattattaatgtactaACTACTTTGAAATGGAAATGGCTTTCATGAACTTTTTATAAAGTGTGATAATCAGAGTTTATAAGGTGTAGGTAATTAATTTGcacgtaaaatataattgtgatttgaaaaaaaaacagtttaagGGTTTGTGGATACAACATTGTTTATTCaatgttacaaatgaaatggaatatgattataaataaaactatacaaaTAGAAATCTGGCGACATTTTTACGTAGATTGtatttttaagcatattttttgtatgagctACCTACtaacatgaataaaatattacttcaaataaattttacctatttaattctgaaaaagacaaattatttgagacagtttaaaataattatcgttGAAATTTCTCTTACCAGAGAGACCACCGACATCCATTTTCTTGAGGTTTTTGGCTTCCAAGATGACCACGGTAAGTTTTCCAGCAGTTGGTACATAtctcaacgagaaacatatgtCGCCCAACTTGTTATCCTGTAACCCACATGTATTTACCAATATATcataggaaaaaaaataatcgaaaaaaataataaaataaatcgcttaattatgtttttatttgttgtgtGTTATCGTTGGCAAATTTAGGGGTTTGGTTCGTGAGCAATATGAAAGACTGTTAGGATAATTTTGTGTAaggaatataatttttgatacACGGATTTAAAAagctattgtaaaatataatacggAACAGTAAATCGCGGCTTAGGGCGGATAAGggtaataaacatttctttaaaccaaagaaaacgaaataaaattttagcaCCGTGTGGTCCTAAAGAAGCATTGTTATGGGTTTTAGGGTAACCAACAAAGTTCATCAAGTATTGGAACATCGAAATTGCGCACTTGATGAACAATGTCGAGAGTGCATTTGATGCCACAGACCATACTTTGTAAAGGGCTCAAACGGATTTTGCATCTATGAggataataaacatttatttcggCAATATTCCCATTGCGTTACGTATAACGTTTTAGCATAAACTCATCTAAACATTGAATAACACAgactatgtcaaaaacgttcaCAACAAACCAATCTAAGTTTAAGCACACATCCTGGCTGAAACTTGATTACGATCTGTTGCCGAAATGATGCCAATTAGCGTGACACCCAGCTCAAATCATAAACTTACCGTCGATCTTGTATGGTATTCATGAAATTGTACAAATACCTGACATCCGGATTGCCATTTTAGAAACAGATCGCAATTATCTATTGGATAACGTGTGATTAtatagcaataaataaataatggcgAAAACACTAAATAATTCAGCATCTGTTCACTTTTGGACTGTGACATATTACAGACTAAACAGTTACTTTAAacgaataaaagtatttatataagtacTAATTTCTTTAGTGtgtgataaatatataaacatattacataaaacatacTTACACAGATTTCACATATAAATGCAACATAGACCATCGcactataaacatataatattgcattattaaacaaatgctATTACTACAAGTGCGgtactataataaatttgattaaaatgaacggaaataataaacaatctcCATTATGTATCTCAATAGACAAGTAAAAAATTctctaaaataattgttacttgACCATTAGCTGAATTACGTATAGATTATTCATTTCTCAATGGTAAATGGTATCATTATTAGCTGTTAAGCTTTTAATgcgaatattattaaaattttattattgcatttatatcaaaagctattttaaatgttgtattaAGCTCATTATATCCGTGACTATAAGAACACGAGACATACATACGTGCTGGCGTGTTCACATAAGCTGACAACATAGAGATCTTTCCCTGAATTATCATTATACGAGGTAAAATACGCTACAATGaggtattatttatgaaataatatttacatatccGCAGAGGATTGGACAGGTTTTCGAGACTTAGCTGGCGGACTACTGAGTATAATAAGTCctctatatatacaattaatctttatatagtttatactAAAGCATCTCTCTCGAAAATGATAATTCAgtgtcattaatattttattatttgacagTGATGACATTCATGCAACATTCCCCAGCcgcaataattaaaataaataaagtgttggatggatcaaataaaatataaaaactgaaaataaatatggtttGATGGGTGATGATAGGTTAGGTGAtgaaacttatataatattcctTTAAGTCCCTAGCTGATATCTCAATTTACGACTTAAACATCCTTATTATTCAtcaaattatatgaaattttgtgtatttatataacttcaATGAAACGTGTTCTTgattttttccaaaatataCATCTCGATGTGTCTCAAAATAATACTTACGTGAATGATCATTTCGTTTTGAAGCGGCATGCAAGATTGTCAGGACACAATCAAACACAGCCAAGCAGAGCAGAGAAAATATGGagaaaaagagaaaaaaaccaagtaaatacatttttgctgtccaaattaatttatcaaaaaataaatgacgtTATCATCCATTTTGAGGATGCTTGATTTTGGATAATACTGTTACTCTGTACTtacgttataaattatataatgagTTGTAAATAACCATTATAGAACTTTAATGAACcctgtaattaatatatatttaatcatacATACAAACTTGGCGGTGGTCGAAGTATATACTTTATGTAACCATCAAGGATCCTCGTAAAAAGTAAGAGTGcagtaaattgaaaatatcatATTCTTTCCCTTTATAAACGTTATGTTATACAATTTTCTCTGAcgtatgatattttttacgataaaaaataactattgttGTATTAGatgttcatatttttaaagggaagaatattgtaaaataatgccGTACGAGCAAAACACATCCAATACTTACTTCGAAATAATACCTGGATGTGTTCTGCAAGTGTAGCCTAAAGCTatgaaaaaatagaaaatagttTTCTCAGTACTGTCCGCGTACCTATCGCCTTGTTTGAGGTACCTTGACTATAAGTGCAATATGAATGTTATGTACGTATGTACCTCCATACATAGTACCTACATGGCAGATGTGTGTAAGCCAAAATGAACTGTTGATATGACCTGGGTGTAACTCAACTGtataattgtttacatttttgcAATTTCAACATACCTTTGCACTTACGTTATTCTGCCATTTAATGTTATGGCATATTTATACATCTGCATTTCATTCATAATTCCAAAGtataaaatgtacaaaaaattgGATGATACCTGTTCTGttgtataaaatagtattaatgCGTTCTAAGGAAGAGGTTATCTGAATTTTATTTGAGGTCGGAACCGCACCTGTCCGCCCTCGCCTTCCACACTCTGCAACTCACGCCATTCTTCAATAGTCTGGGCAAGGTCCACCTGGCATAGAGGTACCTTCACCTCACCGATCTGGTCGTGCTTGGAGAAACGATCGAAGTCGAAGATCGCGAATACCAATGTCTTGTTCATAGCATCAGCGTAAGGAACGTTCTGTGTACAAATAGTCATTAAGTGTGCTCATATTAATTGCTAAGTTAATGTAAATGTCAGTTCATTTTACAGTAAACTTACCTTAAATACAAAAGTTTCGTTGAAGACaggactgagcgtttttcgaTGCACTTTAGTTTCGAACTTCTTCTTCTTATCAGGTAGAAGATATACTTTTACATAGGGATCAGACGTTCCACCCATGTCTAAAGCCGGCAATTCTTCAGCTTGAATTACTGTCACCGACAAGCTGTTACTGTTAAAGTCATACTCCAACTGGAAAGCAACGTCATGATAAAATACAATGTGGTACAAAATGTAATCAGAATGGAGTGAGGAACataattgaacttaaaattgGAAATGCAAAAAACTATTGAAAACAATTTGGATACAGAAAATGAAACTCGATGATGTCTAATGTAAGCTAAAATGAATCAGTAAATATGATCTGTATGCAGTTTTGAACAACATATTTAGACCATTAAGTTTCATCCTCAGGTTGGCCCGCCAGTTTCTTCATTACCTACCTTATATTGAACTTTTCCCagttttatttcttctttctttTCTTCGCCTTCATCAGGTTCCTCAGCATTCTCCGTTAGCTCCTCCATATCCGGCTGCACCTACATGCACGTCCCGCGGCAAATTTCACATGAATATAGgatttcttattaaataaaggtGGATGTCAAAGTTACGTCATACTTGATATAGAAACTTTACCAAGGGAATTCACCAAATCTATCAATTCAATCTAATAAATTTCCACAAATGTTAATACTCGTCtcctattattactatttacatATGATTGAAAGGAGTACCTCGATGCAATTTTAACGAACACAATACCTTTTCCTTATAGGCAGAACCGAGGAGCTGGACGGACTTGAAATCGACTCCCTTCATTCCCTTCTTGCCATCCTTGGAGCGTCTCTTGCGGAAACACCGCCGTATGCAACAGAAGCATACTCCCAAAACCACCACCCCCACCCCTGTGATAGATTCGCGAATATAAGAGTTATGCACGGCGTTCTTTTATACGTGATGTACGTACTCAATCTTTGCATATAAATAAGCCTGACACATCAAATTACGTCTAATTTTGTCTAAGTTTTTTGGGTTTTCATAGCTGATCAGCGGTCAGCTGTGCCTGAAGGTTGatgatttttaaatctaagaTAAAAAATCAAGATGTTTTAATGGTGATAATCGCTATACTGGCACAGCCGATATTTGAACGCATTACTATAGCGTTGAGAATCGCATGGTCGCATCGCAAGGTCATCACTGCTCTTTAAAACCATAAACATtgtctaataatttattaaaaatatgttcacTGTTAAACAGAAAGcctacaaaaatcttttttttttaaactactaACCAACTAGAATTGCAACCAGCTGCCATGGTTCAATATTCATCTTCCGAGCCAAATCTTCTGTTTTCTCCATTAAGGTCTCCTGTGTTGTCGTGATGGTGGGAAGCTCTGGCTCTGTAGATCCCGTTAGAACTGTCATTGAGGCATTTGTTGTTCCTAAGAAAATAGACATGTGACATAGTAAATTTACatacgtatttttattaaacgaaaGTATTTGTAAACCTTATTAGGAAtggaattttgtatgaaatttttaaatgcttataaaatattgtctcCATTTGAACATGATATTAGCACTCCAGTAGCGAGCAGGCATcgtatataaatttagaaatatgaATGAAAAGAGTCTTCTTACTCTAACGATAATATTGATCCGCTTCCCTTTAATATAAGGAGATACGTTATTACGAGATATTAATAGATACGCCCATACGAGCTAAACATAaatatggatatatatatagaaaaatatttagtaattcaAACCTGCAGttatttcataacaaattTTCTAACAAGCAATCGAtcttcaaacattttaaaattcaattatagtCTAACTTTAATAgttgtatgtaattaattagtgACAAAAGTCTACGGAATCCAATATATTACTGTTCTTCTCTTATTTTTGCTTATATACAGACCTGGAGCCTGAATGGTGACAGTGGAGCTGACCTCCACCTTGGGAGGGGCTTCCGCTTCCCGGCGCCATCGCAGATGCGGCGACATGGCTGGCAACAGAAAGAacttcaatattttctaattaaaagaGTATAACTATATACAGAGATGATTACCGTATTGTTATCGCAACATACAGTTAAGACAGCATTAGGAATAGCTTCATATGTCTTCTATATTGTCTGACACTAATATTTTAGTAGTGTAGATACGGCGTAGAAGTTCAGTAGCTTTGATACGTCTTAATGGTATCTTCTacatgaattaaattatatgaattattgaTTCTTCTAAGGTCTGAGAGTATGTTTAAAAGAGCACGATGATTGATCACTGTATGAGAGAGATATGCATCAGTGCCTTCGttgttttatcttttgttGGATGTTTAAACATACGATTTTAAGGctatgtaaatgtttattaatattaaaagtaaaagggaaaatgttgttttatacTTTCTGTATTTCGGCTTCATCCATATTTTAAGCACTGAAATGCTGAATActttaatcaaatcaaatatgtATAAGAGGTCATtgcattaattatttgtatgtaaaggttactaacttattaaaaatacctaaCTCTGATAGTTTGAAAATTATTCTTCGgtgtacataaattaatcaattacaatcgctttatataaaaaaaacatatctaaGTATATATGGTAAGCAGAAGAAAAGAATTCAGCCACAACTCAAAGATATAATACAATACCTAGATACGAATCGATTGTTGTCTGCGCCAAGATCAAAAAATGATGCCCGTAAAAGATTCGAGAAATAACGCAGATTGCACTtcaaaaaatgattaattatttaaagtacacTCCAAGCTTGGATAAAATCTGGAACATGGGTACTTAACTCGGTTTGAGggattaaatgaaatttgaaCTGACCTTTGATATAGCGTGATACTTCAGCAAATCCGAATGTTTATTCTGGCTAACACTAAGCACTATTTAGTTTCATTTCCATCAAAGATTTTCGAATGGATGTTTCTGTGCTAGAAGCTGGGACGGCGATGCGCGCGCAACGGATCGATGGCGCTGCGCGGCGCAGTGCCTTCAGACTAGCTATCTCACATTTACGTCACACATTGCGTACTTTGAAGACTTTACACCAAATGCTATTACATACGCTGAATGAACGCTGCTTGTGTTTAGGCTTTGCATTCAAAACG
The genomic region above belongs to Pieris brassicae chromosome 9, ilPieBrab1.1, whole genome shotgun sequence and contains:
- the LOC123713978 gene encoding synaptotagmin 1 isoform X4, with protein sequence MSPHLRWRREAEAPPKVEVSSTVTIQAPGTTNASMTVLTGSTEPELPTITTTQETLMEKTEDLARKMNIEPWQLVAILVGVGVVVLGVCFCCIRRCFRKRRSKDGKKGMKGVDFKSVQLLGSAYKEKPDMEELTENAEEPDEGEEKKEEIKLGKVQYKLEYDFNSNSLSVTVIQAEELPALDMGGTSDPYVKVYLLPDKKKKFETKVHRKTLSPVFNETFVFKNVPYADAMNKTLVFAIFDFDRFSKHDQIGEVKVPLCQVDLAQTIEEWRELQSVEGEGGQLGDICFSLRYVPTAGKLTVVILEAKNLKKMDVGGLSDPYVKIALMQNGKRLKKKKTSIKKCTLNPYYNESFTFEVPFEQIQKVNLVVTVVDYDRIGTSEPIGKVVLGYNASGTELRHWSDMLASPRRPIAQWHTLKDPEDGEKKD
- the LOC123713978 gene encoding synaptotagmin 1 isoform X3 — translated: MSPHLRWRREAEAPPKVEVSSTVTIQAPGTTNASMTVLTGSTEPELPTITTTQETLMEKTEDLARKMNIEPWQLVAILVGVGVVVLGVCFCCIRRCFRKRRSKDGKKGMKGVDFKSVQLLGSAYKEKVQPDMEELTENAEEPDEGEEKKEEIKLGKVQYKLEYDFNSNSLSVTVIQAEELPALDMGGTSDPYVKVYLLPDKKKKFETKVHRKTLSPVFNETFVFKNVPYADAMNKTLVFAIFDFDRFSKHDQIGEVKVPLCQVDLAQTIEEWRELQSVEGEGGQLGDICFSLRYVPTAGKLTVVILEAKNLKKMDVGGLSDPYVKIALMQNGKRLKKKKTSIKKCTLNPYYNESFTFEVPFEQIQKVNLVVTVVDYDRIGTSEPIGKVVLGYNASGTELRHWSDMLASPRRPIAQWHTLKDPEDGEKKD
- the LOC123713978 gene encoding synaptotagmin 1 isoform X1 is translated as MSPHLRWRREAEAPPKVEVSSTVTIQAPGTTNASMTVLTGSTEPELPTITTTQETLMEKTEDLARKMNIEPWQLVAILVGVGVVVLGVCFCCIRRCFRKRRSKDGKKGMKGVDFKSVQLLGSAYKEKVQPDMEELTENAEEPDEGEEKKEEIKLGKVQYKLEYDFNSNSLSVTVIQAEELPALDMGGTSDPYVKVYLLPDKKKKFETKVHRKTLSPVFNETFVFKNVPYADAMNKTLVFAIFDFDRFSKHDQIGEVKVPLCQVDLAQTIEEWRELQSVEGEGGQDNKLGDICFSLRYVPTAGKLTVVILEAKNLKKMDVGGLSDPYVKIALMQNGKRLKKKKTSIKKCTLNPYYNESFTFEVPFEQIQKVNLVVTVVDYDRIGTSEPIGKVVLGYNASGTELRHWSDMLASPRRPIAQWHTLKDPEDGEKKD
- the LOC123713978 gene encoding synaptotagmin 1 isoform X5: MSPHLRWRREAEAPPKVEVSSTVTIQAPGTTNASMTVLTGSTEPELPTITTTQETLMEKTEDLARKMNIEPWQLVAILVGVGVVVLGVCFCCIRRCFRKRRSKDGKKGMKGVDFKSVQLLGSAYKEKVQPDMEELTENAEEPDEGEEKKEEIKLGKVQYKLEYDFNSNSLSVTVIQAEELPALDMGGTSDPYVKVYLLPDKKKKFETKVHRKTLSPVFNETFVFKNVPYADAMNKTLVFAIFDFDRFSKHDQIGEVKVPLCQVDLAQTIEEWRELQSVEGEGGQDNKLGDICFSLRYVPTAGKLTVVILEAKNLKKMDVGGLSDPYVKIALMQNGKRLKKKKTSIKKCTLNPYYNESFTFEVPFEQIQVRAEIDTKFDVVAYIESFCLEKILYYLQKSSFVKLFWIV
- the LOC123713978 gene encoding synaptotagmin 1 isoform X2, with the protein product MSPHLRWRREAEAPPKVEVSSTVTIQAPGTTNASMTVLTGSTEPELPTITTTQETLMEKTEDLARKMNIEPWQLVAILVGVGVVVLGVCFCCIRRCFRKRRSKDGKKGMKGVDFKSVQLLGSAYKEKPDMEELTENAEEPDEGEEKKEEIKLGKVQYKLEYDFNSNSLSVTVIQAEELPALDMGGTSDPYVKVYLLPDKKKKFETKVHRKTLSPVFNETFVFKNVPYADAMNKTLVFAIFDFDRFSKHDQIGEVKVPLCQVDLAQTIEEWRELQSVEGEGGQDNKLGDICFSLRYVPTAGKLTVVILEAKNLKKMDVGGLSDPYVKIALMQNGKRLKKKKTSIKKCTLNPYYNESFTFEVPFEQIQKVNLVVTVVDYDRIGTSEPIGKVVLGYNASGTELRHWSDMLASPRRPIAQWHTLKDPEDGEKKD